In Picosynechococcus sp. PCC 7002, the following are encoded in one genomic region:
- a CDS encoding TerD family protein — MTINLNKGQGISLKKAAPSLTAAFIGLGWDIKQQGTGADFDLDASIFMLGNNGKLISDQHFIFYNNLTSPDPEQAVKLMGDNRTGAGEGDDEVMIIDFRKVPENVATIVVAISIYDGEARRQNFGQVQNAYVRLVNVETKAEVLRYSLQEHFSTETALIMAEVVNEGGEWRLNAVGDGYQGGLQTLLDRYQ; from the coding sequence ATGACGATTAATCTAAACAAGGGCCAAGGCATTTCCCTCAAGAAAGCTGCACCAAGCCTCACCGCCGCTTTTATTGGTTTAGGTTGGGATATAAAGCAACAGGGCACAGGGGCAGACTTTGACCTTGATGCTTCTATTTTTATGCTGGGGAATAATGGCAAGCTCATTTCAGACCAGCACTTCATTTTTTACAATAACTTGACGAGTCCCGATCCTGAACAAGCCGTCAAATTAATGGGGGACAATCGCACGGGGGCCGGTGAAGGTGACGATGAGGTGATGATCATTGATTTTCGGAAAGTGCCGGAAAATGTCGCCACAATTGTGGTCGCGATTTCGATCTATGACGGGGAAGCGCGGCGGCAGAACTTTGGTCAGGTGCAAAATGCCTATGTCCGGTTGGTGAACGTGGAAACGAAAGCAGAGGTATTGCGCTATTCTCTCCAGGAACATTTCTCCACTGAGACGGCCCTGATTATGGCAGAGGTCGTTAACGAAGGGGGCGAATGGCGCCTCAATGCAGTGGGTGATGGCTACCAAGGAGGCCTACAAACGCTGCTCGACCGCTATCAATAG
- the ruvX gene encoding Holliday junction resolvase RuvX yields MKPVAALGLDIGRKRIGVAGCDGLGLLATALTTIQRTTLEADLAAIAHWIEQRHIQVLVVGLPYAMDGSLGKQAKQTQKFARKLAEAFGLPIEYVDERLTSVEAENQLKAEKQYDRQQKGLVDQRAAQIILQQWLETRQCASKP; encoded by the coding sequence ATGAAACCAGTGGCAGCATTGGGCCTGGATATTGGCCGTAAACGTATTGGGGTGGCTGGCTGTGATGGTCTGGGGCTGTTGGCGACGGCTTTGACCACCATTCAACGCACTACCCTAGAGGCAGATTTAGCGGCGATCGCCCATTGGATCGAACAGCGCCATATTCAAGTTTTGGTGGTGGGTCTGCCCTATGCCATGGACGGCAGCCTAGGGAAACAGGCGAAACAAACTCAAAAATTTGCCCGTAAATTGGCAGAAGCCTTTGGACTCCCCATCGAGTATGTGGACGAACGCTTAACCTCCGTTGAAGCCGAAAACCAACTCAAAGCCGAAAAGCAATATGACCGCCAACAAAAGGGCCTCGTCGATCAGCGGGCAGCCCAAATTATTTTGCAACAGTGGCTAGAAACGAGACAGTGTGCCTCGAAACCTTAG
- the lpxD gene encoding UDP-3-O-(3-hydroxymyristoyl)glucosamine N-acyltransferase: MNVSELIQVLKSDLIIDHSLGSDPEITGVAAIDAAKSQEISYIEGGKFAARVDTTAASALILPADEDLQQRATDRGLAWLSTKEPRLLFAAAIKVFYQPFRPAPGIHPTAVIDPSVQLGEAVSVGAHVVLYPGVKIGDRTCIMANAVIYPDVEIGADTLLHANCTIHERAKIGNHCVIHSGAVIGAEGFGFVPTAQGWFKMEQSGIVVLEDGVEIGCNSAVDRPAVGETRIKTQTKLDNLVHVAHGGTIGSNCALAAQVGLAGGVTVGNNVLLGGQVGVANQAVIGDGAIATAQTGINSRVAPGEIVSGSPAVPNAVYRKVSAIYKRLPEMYEVFRKLKKG; encoded by the coding sequence ATGAACGTTTCTGAATTAATTCAAGTTTTAAAGTCTGATCTCATTATCGATCATTCCCTCGGAAGTGACCCGGAGATTACGGGGGTCGCCGCCATTGATGCCGCAAAATCCCAGGAAATCAGCTACATCGAAGGGGGGAAATTTGCCGCAAGGGTCGATACAACGGCAGCTTCGGCGTTAATCTTGCCTGCGGATGAAGATTTGCAACAACGAGCCACAGATCGCGGCCTAGCTTGGCTGAGTACCAAGGAACCGCGTTTATTGTTCGCGGCGGCAATCAAGGTCTTTTATCAACCCTTCCGTCCGGCACCGGGGATTCACCCCACCGCAGTAATTGATCCGTCGGTGCAGTTGGGCGAGGCTGTCTCGGTGGGTGCCCATGTGGTGCTTTATCCGGGGGTAAAAATTGGCGATCGCACTTGCATTATGGCCAATGCGGTGATTTATCCCGATGTGGAAATTGGTGCGGATACCTTACTCCATGCCAATTGCACGATCCACGAGCGGGCCAAGATTGGTAATCATTGTGTAATCCACAGCGGCGCGGTAATCGGGGCAGAAGGATTCGGCTTTGTGCCCACGGCCCAGGGCTGGTTCAAGATGGAACAGTCGGGAATTGTTGTCCTCGAAGATGGCGTTGAAATTGGCTGTAACAGTGCGGTGGATCGGCCCGCCGTCGGGGAAACGCGCATTAAAACCCAAACCAAATTGGATAATCTCGTCCATGTAGCCCATGGGGGAACCATTGGCTCGAACTGTGCCCTTGCCGCCCAGGTGGGTTTAGCAGGGGGCGTCACCGTTGGGAATAATGTGCTCCTTGGGGGTCAGGTGGGCGTCGCGAACCAAGCAGTGATCGGTGATGGGGCGATCGCCACGGCCCAAACCGGGATTAACAGTCGGGTTGCCCCTGGGGAAATTGTCTCTGGTAGTCCAGCGGTGCCCAATGCGGTTTACCGGAAAGTTTCGGCCATCTACAAGCGTTTACCGGAAATGTACGAGGTGTTTCGTAAACTCAAAAAGGGTTAA
- a CDS encoding surface-adhesin E family protein translates to MGNFSKFWRTLAIATGILAIPLVAQAELVQVVASRSYDEDYGQYMEKELYVNPTTIRRQGPFAWWEVEAVNRDSTSKELRYHARAYYSGDCSRRVTRLREISVFILNGENTDFYKNYGDQGEVNTVSSGSTGASLLDFVCGNGRTDTAAAPRLDE, encoded by the coding sequence ATGGGTAATTTTTCAAAATTTTGGCGCACGTTGGCGATCGCCACGGGGATTTTAGCAATTCCCCTGGTTGCCCAGGCAGAACTGGTACAGGTGGTAGCCAGTCGCAGCTACGACGAAGACTACGGCCAGTACATGGAAAAAGAACTATACGTCAATCCCACAACCATCAGACGGCAGGGGCCGTTTGCTTGGTGGGAAGTAGAAGCGGTCAACCGAGATAGCACCTCGAAGGAATTGCGCTACCATGCCCGGGCCTATTATTCTGGGGACTGCTCCCGGCGGGTCACCCGTTTACGGGAAATTTCGGTGTTTATCCTCAACGGCGAAAACACTGATTTTTACAAAAACTACGGCGATCAAGGGGAAGTGAATACGGTCTCCTCCGGTTCGACGGGAGCTAGCCTCCTAGACTTTGTTTGCGGCAATGGTCGCACCGATACGGCGGCGGCCCCTCGCCTTGACGAATAG
- the hflX gene encoding GTPase HflX, translating to MPIDTIHGNLKGLKSSQLKQLQRLYQQAVPGDRLTTPELAQRIAALSTELNQAVCVYLNRRGKVIRVGVGSPQQTQIPPLELPRYGAERLSGIRCLTASPKDEPPKESSLTSMVLQRLDALVSFTLTGTGTTKRGRGAAGYVKNVYVAHLLPQTHPSHAYWLVSESQALEEVSQQDFLDLVEGLEAEFRREFTAQQVDQSHDRVILVGLQTSDIGDRPFQDRLTELARLVDTAGGEVLLTLEQKRSTPHPQTVVGTGKVEEIALQVQTLGANLVVFDRDLSPAQGRNLERQLGVKVCDRTEVILDIFAQRAQSRAGKLQVELAQLEYLLPRLVGRGQAMSRLGGGIGTRGPGETKLETERRTIQSRLSRLQKEVDQLQAHRSRMRSQRQRQDVPTFAIVGYTNAGKSTLINALTNAEVYAADQLFATLDPTTRRLTLTDEAFQTQTILLTDTVGFIHELPPALVDAFRATLEEVTEADALIHVVDLSHPAWQHQLESVEKILGEMPIMPAQALLVFNKLDQVSSEALQEAKLRHPNAVYISASDRLGFETLRQRLAQMLKQL from the coding sequence CTGCCCATCGATACTATTCACGGTAATCTCAAAGGTCTTAAAAGTAGTCAACTCAAGCAGTTGCAACGACTGTATCAACAGGCTGTGCCCGGCGATCGCCTCACGACTCCAGAATTAGCCCAACGGATCGCGGCCCTCAGTACAGAGCTAAACCAAGCGGTTTGTGTTTATCTCAATCGCCGGGGCAAGGTGATCCGGGTGGGGGTTGGTTCGCCCCAACAAACCCAAATTCCCCCCCTAGAATTACCCCGTTATGGTGCCGAGCGCTTATCGGGTATCCGCTGCTTAACCGCCAGCCCGAAGGATGAACCGCCCAAGGAATCGAGTTTAACGTCGATGGTGCTGCAACGGTTAGACGCCCTGGTGAGTTTTACGTTAACGGGGACGGGGACGACCAAACGGGGCCGGGGGGCCGCTGGCTACGTAAAAAATGTCTATGTGGCTCACCTCTTGCCCCAGACCCATCCGAGCCATGCCTATTGGCTTGTTTCTGAGTCTCAAGCCCTAGAAGAGGTTTCCCAACAGGATTTTTTGGATCTGGTTGAAGGACTAGAGGCGGAGTTTCGCCGGGAATTCACGGCCCAACAAGTCGATCAAAGCCATGACCGGGTGATTCTCGTCGGCTTACAAACATCAGATATTGGCGATCGCCCTTTCCAAGATCGTTTGACGGAACTGGCCCGCTTGGTGGATACTGCCGGGGGGGAAGTGCTGCTCACCCTGGAGCAAAAACGCAGCACGCCCCATCCCCAAACCGTTGTCGGTACCGGGAAAGTAGAAGAAATTGCCCTCCAGGTACAAACCCTTGGCGCGAATCTTGTGGTCTTTGACCGGGATCTATCTCCCGCCCAGGGGCGCAACCTGGAACGACAACTAGGGGTGAAGGTTTGCGATCGCACGGAAGTAATCCTCGATATTTTTGCTCAGCGGGCCCAGTCTCGCGCCGGAAAACTCCAGGTGGAACTGGCGCAATTGGAGTATCTCTTGCCACGCTTGGTGGGTCGGGGTCAAGCCATGTCCCGTTTGGGGGGGGGGATCGGCACCCGTGGCCCTGGGGAAACGAAATTAGAAACGGAGCGGCGCACGATCCAAAGTCGCCTCAGTCGCTTGCAAAAGGAAGTGGATCAACTGCAAGCCCACCGTTCGCGGATGCGCAGTCAGCGGCAACGGCAGGATGTGCCCACTTTTGCAATTGTCGGCTATACCAATGCGGGCAAATCGACCTTGATTAATGCCCTCACCAATGCTGAAGTGTATGCGGCGGATCAACTGTTCGCGACCCTCGATCCCACGACGCGGCGCTTGACCCTCACCGATGAAGCCTTTCAAACCCAGACGATTCTACTAACGGATACCGTTGGTTTTATCCATGAGTTGCCTCCGGCCCTGGTGGATGCGTTTCGGGCGACCCTCGAAGAAGTCACCGAAGCCGATGCATTGATCCATGTGGTGGATCTGTCCCATCCTGCGTGGCAGCATCAGTTAGAATCCGTCGAAAAAATTCTAGGGGAAATGCCGATTATGCCAGCCCAAGCCCTATTGGTTTTTAATAAGCTGGATCAAGTTTCTAGTGAAGCACTCCAGGAGGCGAAGTTACGCCATCCGAACGCGGTTTATATTTCTGCCAGCGATCGCCTCGGTTTTGAAACCCTCCGACAACGGCTTGCCCAGATGCTAAAACAACTATAA
- a CDS encoding GNAT family N-acetyltransferase, which produces MTAGMSKQGKVSIRPVQYRDLTAIANFASEADLDGPSPLDMPLEDHLENTKNFYGLVKLLSFFPNPNQYSFHGYVIEVDGQLVGFVKISPFNSSQSTWRVEQVIIDPHFPKLQYHGSARDPGSALLRYCFDHVVEARNWVLEVNVNAQQTLSLYRQNGFQPLAKLTYWAIAPEILSELALQEPALPNLMPVGNADARLLYQLDTASMPPMLRQVFDRHVQDFKSAPLSNLICRVKNWTQHVDVVEGYVFEPQRKAAIGYFAVQLAHQDHKPHHGRLTVHPAYTWLYPELMIKMAQIAQIRPEQPLLTTSTDYQPEREEFFETVGATPREHTLLMSRSVWHKVRESQPLEALQLSGVLQGLQPMRSPIPSRIHWFKNHPSLKLPKESPQRDFFPEN; this is translated from the coding sequence ATGACAGCGGGAATGAGCAAACAAGGCAAAGTATCCATCCGGCCAGTACAGTATCGAGATCTCACGGCGATCGCCAATTTTGCCAGCGAAGCGGACCTAGATGGGCCTTCTCCCCTCGATATGCCCCTTGAGGATCACCTCGAAAATACCAAGAATTTCTACGGCCTCGTTAAGTTACTGAGTTTCTTTCCAAATCCTAATCAGTACAGCTTCCATGGTTATGTCATTGAAGTCGATGGCCAGCTTGTGGGCTTTGTGAAGATTTCTCCCTTCAATTCCTCCCAAAGCACCTGGCGCGTTGAACAGGTAATCATTGATCCCCATTTCCCCAAATTGCAATACCACGGCTCCGCCAGAGACCCTGGTTCAGCCCTGCTCCGTTATTGCTTTGACCATGTCGTGGAAGCCCGCAACTGGGTCTTAGAGGTGAATGTTAACGCCCAACAGACCCTCAGCCTTTACCGTCAAAATGGGTTCCAGCCCCTCGCGAAACTGACCTACTGGGCGATCGCCCCGGAAATTCTCAGTGAATTAGCCCTCCAGGAACCCGCCCTACCCAATTTGATGCCCGTGGGTAATGCTGATGCTCGCTTGCTCTACCAACTAGACACCGCTTCCATGCCGCCAATGCTCAGACAGGTCTTTGATCGCCACGTTCAAGACTTTAAGAGTGCGCCCCTCAGCAATTTAATCTGCCGCGTCAAAAATTGGACGCAGCATGTGGATGTGGTAGAAGGATACGTTTTCGAGCCCCAACGGAAAGCCGCCATCGGCTATTTCGCCGTGCAATTGGCCCACCAAGACCACAAACCCCACCATGGCCGCCTCACGGTACACCCAGCCTACACCTGGCTCTATCCGGAACTGATGATCAAAATGGCCCAGATCGCCCAGATCCGACCAGAGCAGCCTCTTTTGACCACCTCTACGGATTACCAGCCGGAACGGGAAGAATTTTTTGAAACGGTAGGCGCAACCCCCAGGGAGCATACGCTCCTCATGTCTCGCTCGGTGTGGCACAAAGTGCGGGAATCCCAGCCCCTCGAAGCGTTGCAATTATCAGGGGTACTCCAGGGTTTGCAGCCGATGCGATCGCCAATCCCCAGCCGCATCCATTGGTTTAAAAATCATCCCAGCCTAAAATTGCCAAAGGAATCACCGCAGCGGGATTTCTTCCCGGAAAATTAG